In one window of Nothobranchius furzeri strain GRZ-AD chromosome 11, NfurGRZ-RIMD1, whole genome shotgun sequence DNA:
- the LOC107384139 gene encoding relaxin-3 receptor 1 encodes MQSNSTSSGPLTGLSACGGEEEEISELVSPTGVGSTLPAFNLSLNCWLQILSKDSSLDLNGDSSNLPVRVLIALVYLVVCVLGLVGNLLALFLLHSRRRGHHHSAIDCFVMSLTITDLQFVLTLPFWAVDTVLDFRWPFGRVMCKIVSSVTTMNMYASVFFLTAMSVTRYHSLIMSLKMGSPRVATARAKWASSAIWVVSLVATLPHAFYSTTVQVSADDELCLVRFSDSDSGHWDPQVLLGLYQTQKVLLGFVVPLIIISVCYLLLLRFILSRRVVGSTVGSGTEKSEHEKGRHRSRSKVTRSVTIVVLSFFICWLPNQALTLWGVLIKFDLVPFSKAFYNAQAYAFPLTVCLAHANSCLNPVLYCLIRREYRAGLKELLLRVSHAVHNVFSLALRGRRVEEAPPSSAITHKDINM; translated from the exons ATGCAGAGCAACAGCACCTCCTCCGGACCTCTCACCGGGCTGAGTGCGtgcggaggagaggaggaggaaataTCCGAGCTAGTCAGCCCGACAGGAGTCGGCTCCACTCTGCCAGCTTTTAATCTTTCACTCAACTGCTGGCTGCAGATCCTCTCCAAAGACTCATCTCTGGATCTGAATGGAGACAGCTCCAACCTGCCA gtgaGAGTCCTCATTGCCCTGGTCTACCTGGTGGTGTGTGTCCTGGGGCTTGTGGGTAACCTCCTGGCCCTCTTCCTGCTCCACTCCCGTCGTCGTGGACACCACCATTCTGCCATCGACTGCTTCGTCATGAGCTTGACCATCACAGACCTCCAGTTTGTCCTCACCCTGCCCTTCTGGGCTGTGGACACGGTGCTGGACTTCCGCTGGCCTTTCGGTCGTGTCATGTGTAAGATCGTTAGCTCGGTCACCACCATGAACATGTATGCCAGCGTTTTCTTCCTCACCGCCATGAGTGTGACTCGTTACCACTCGCTGATTATGTCCCTGAAAATGGGGAGCCCCAGGGTGGCCACTGCTCGGGCCAAGTGGGCCAGTTCAGCCATTTGGGTGGTGTCACTGGTGGCCACGCTGCCTCATGCTTTCTACTCCACCACCGTGCAG GTGTCTGCAGATGATGAACTGTGCTTAGTTCGGTTTTCAGACTCTGACTCGGGTCACTGGGATCCCCAAGTCCTCCTGGGGCTCTACCAAACACAGAAGGTCCTGCTGGGGTTCGTAGTTCCCTTGATAATCATTTCTGTCTGCTACCTCCTCCTGCTGAGGTTTATCTTGAGTCGGCGCGTCGTTGGCAGCACGGTGGGTAGCGGCACCGAGAAGTCAGAGCACGAGAAAGGACGCCACCGCTCCCGCTCCAAGGTCACCCGCTCGGTCACCATCGTGGTTCTATCCTTCTTCATCTGCTGGCTGCCAAACCAGGCCCTCACCCTGTGGGGGGTGCTGATCAAGTTCGACTTGGTGCCCTTTAGCAAGGCCTTCTATAACGCCCAGGCCTACGCCTTCCCCCTGACTGTGTGTCTGGCCCACGCTAACAGCTGTCTCAACCCGGTGCTCTACTGCCTGATCCGTAGAGAGTACCGAGCCGGACTGAAGGAGCTTCTCCTAAGAGTTTCTCACGCCGTCCACAATGTTTTCTCGTTGGCGCTGAGAGGGAGGAGAGTGGAGGAAGCTCCGCCCAGCTCCGCCATAACACACAAAGACATCAACATGTGA